A genomic region of Magnolia sinica isolate HGM2019 chromosome 6, MsV1, whole genome shotgun sequence contains the following coding sequences:
- the LOC131249766 gene encoding uncharacterized protein LOC131249766, whose translation MLYLDIIFCREYLKISGIEVGDNDKEWEEDTSSEDDDDEWEENTSCENEMKSGKKIHPVMMIMMRFEEVLEFFELSFPDVPSVKEEEERLTNAEEYYKVRGGDDNEGDGGGNDDEDGGEDSSDDTYEGSFSGTLYLDIIFYREYLRILVIEVGDNDKEWEEDTSSEDDDEEWEEDTSSEDGRGEYGFEEVLEFLDLSFTDVAWVEEKEERLTNAEEYYKVGRGDDNEGDGGGNDDEDGAEEDSDGDEEDEEFSGGDDGEGDWEAGVDDKDEKEDEDED comes from the exons ATGCTTTATCTCGATATCATCTTCTGCCGAGAATATCTAAAAATATCGGGAATAGAAGTTGGAGACAATGATAAAGAGTGGGAAGAAGATACATCTAGTGAAGACGATGATGATGAGTGGGAAGAAAATACATCTTGTGAAAATGAGATGAAGAGTGGGAAGAAGATACATCcagtgatgatgataatgatga GATTTGAAGAAGTGCTGGAATTTTTTGAACTGTCATTTCCAGATGTTCCAAgtgtgaaagaagaagaagaaaggttaACAAATGCTGAAGAATATTACAAAGTTAGGGGAGGAGATGATAATGAAGGAGATGGGGGAGGAAATGACGATGAAGATGGGGGAGAAGACAGTAGTGATG ACACGTATGAAGGAAGTTTTTCTGGAACGCTTTATCTTGATATCATCTTCTACCGAGAATATTTAAGAATATTAGTAATAGAAGTTGGGGATAATGATAAAGAGTGGGAAGAAGATACATCtagtgaagatgatgatgaagagtgggaagaaGATACATCTAGTGAAGATGGGAGAGGAGAATATG GGTTTGAAGAAGTGTTGGAATTTCTTGACCTGTCATTTACAGATGTTGCATGggtagaagaaaaagaagaaaggttGACAAATGCTGAAGAATATTACAAAGTTGGGAGAGGAGATGATAATGAAGGTGATGGAGGAGGAAATGACGATGAAGATGGAGCAGAAGAGGATAGTGATGGTGACGAAGAGGATGAAGAATTTTCAGGAGGCGACGATGGTGAAGGAGATTGGGAAGCTGGTGTAGATgataaagatgaaaaagaagatgaagatgaagattaa